DNA sequence from the Pedobacter schmidteae genome:
GGCATAGCAGCGGAAGCCATCCCTGAGATATTTAAACCCTTTTACACCGGGGCTGCCGAAAGCCAACATACAGGTAGTGGCATGGGCCTATATATGGCCCATAAAATCATTACCCTTTATAAAGGCAACATCAGTGTAATGTCAAAAAAAGGCGATGGCACTACTGTTAAAGTGGTTTTCCATAAACTTTAATCCCATTTTAATTCCGCTTTAATTTTCCTTTAATTCGATAGCGATAGGTTTGACCAAACATGACACAAATGGTCCGCATATCGTTAAAACTCAATTTATTTTTAGGCATATTGCCCCTGCTCTTTACAGCGGCTGCAACATCAGCTCAAACTAAAAATACCATCAGGCTTAGTTTATCCGAAGCAGAACAACGCTTTGTGCAGCACAATTATCAACTTATTGCCCAACAATTTCAAACCGATCAGGCCAAAGCAGAAGTCATTACCGCCCGTCTATTTGACAATCCGGAAATCAGTTATGAAAACCTGCTGTACAATCCGGAAACCAAAAGATTTTTGGGTACCAGCTGGACATCGGGGCAGTATCAGGCGGCCATATCGCAAATGATTAAGCTGGCTGGAAAGCGCAACAAGAACATCAAACTGGCAACTTCAGGCGTAAAAATGGCTGAATACCAATACTTCGACCTGATGCGGACCTTGCGTTACAACCTCAGTTCGACTTTTTACAAAACCTATTATAACCAGCAATCGGCCAAGGTTTACGAACAACAGATCAACTCCTTAAAACTGCTCTTAAGTACCAATGAACAACAACTAAAGTTGGGTAATGTTGCGCTTAAAGACGTCATTAGAATCAAATCGTTACTGTATACCCTGCAGGGAGAATATAGTGCGCTGATGAACGAAATTGAAGATACACAGACAGAAATTAAGCTGATGACCAACCTACCTGCAAATGCAGATCTGGCATTGGTTGTATCGGCGGAAGAAGAACAAAACTATCAGCCGGATAAACAAGTGTATACCAATTTACTGGATTCCGCACGGAACAATCGGGCCGACCTACAACTAGCCAAAACGGGAATTAGTTATGCAGAAAACAACCTGAAATTGCAAAAAGCAAACAGCATACCTGATGTGGAGCTGTCGCTTACTTATGACATGAAGGGAAGCTATCCGGAGAACTATACCGGAATTGGCGTTAAATTTCCCTTACCCTTGTTTAACCGCAATCAGGGAGAAATAAAAAAGGCCAGAATTGCCATAGACGCGGGAAAAACACAGTTACAGCAACAGGATGCCCAGTTGGAAAATGAAGTATACAACAGTTATATTTCGGCACTACGCACAGAACACCTGTACCAGGGTTTCGACAAAAACTTTAACGCAGATTTCGATAAACTGATCGCCGAAGTCATTAAAAACTTTAAAAACCGAAATATCGGTCTGATCGAGTTTCTGGATTTCTATGATTCCTATAAAGCCAGCACACTACAAATGAATAGCTTAAAATACGAACGTATGAACGCGAAAGAACAAATCAATTTTGTAACCGGATCAAACATTTTTAAATAAACGCAGACATGCAAAACACCATAAAAAACATTGGAATATTAACTACCATAGCCGTTGCCATATTTATATCGGGCTGCAGCGAACAGGTAAAAGAAACCCCTAAAGATGAAAAATTTGAGCTGACCGACACACTTGTGAGCAGACTGCAAATAGATACCGTAAAAGGTGCTGATAACCAAACCGACATCAATCTCTCGGCAAAGATTGCCGCCAATGAGGAAAAGATGGCTAAAATATATCCAATGGTAAGCGGCCATGTTCAAAATGTGCCGGTAAAACTGGGCGACCGTGTTAGCAAAGGGCAGCTGTTGGCCACCATGACCAGCGCCGAAATGGCCGGATTTGACAAGGAAGCCATTAGTGCAACAGCCGAATTACGAAATGCACAACGCAGTCTCAAACTTACTGAAGATTTGTACAACAGCGGCCTGGCGTCGGCCAGAGAACTGGAGCAGGCAAAAAATGACTTGTTGGTAAAACAAGCCGAGGACAAAAGAAGCCGTTCTATCCTGAAGCTAAATGGAGGAAATAAAAATGGGATCTATGCTTTAACATCCCCCTTATCCGGCTTCATCACCGAAAAAAATGTGACGACTAATATGCAGGTGAGACCAGATAATAATCAGAACCTTTTTACAGTAGCAGATCTTTCAGATGTATGGGCGCTGATCAACATTTATGAAAGCGATATCTCAAAAGTAAAAGAAGGCGATGAAGTCAATATCTCTATCCTCTCTTATCCCGACAAGTCCTTTAAGGGAAAGATAAGCAAAATTTATAATATGCTGGATAATGATAGCAAAGTAATGAATGCACGGGTGGTGATTAACAATCCAGGTTATTTATTAAAACCAGGGATGATGGCCACTGTACAGATCAATACAAAAAGTGACAGCAGCTTACCTTCTGTAAATGTAAGCTGCCTCATTTTCGACAATAACAAATACTACGTACTGGTGTTGGACAAAGTGAAGAAAATCAGGATACAGGAAATAGGGTTGAGCCGAAAGTTTGAAGATAGGGCTTACATCAGCAAAGGACTTAGCCCGGGCGACCGTGTGGTTGCGTCGAAGCAGCTTTTCCTTTACGACAGCTTAAAACCATAATCTGTATCACCTTTTAAATTCAAACTGTAATGAATAAATTCATTAAGTCGATCATAAATTTTTCGCTAAAGAATAAGTACTTCGTATTTTTTGCCACTTTTATCTTAATTCTGGCAGGCTATTTAAGCTTCAAGCATACTACGATTGAAGCCTTTCCAGATGTAACAAATACCAATATTACTATCATCACCCAATGGCCTGGCAGAAGTGCAGAGGAAGTGGAGAAGTTTGTTTCCCGCCCCCTGGAGATTGCCATGAATCCAACCGAAAAAAGGACGAGTATCCGCTCTTCCTCTCTTTTTGGGTTATCGGTAGTAAAAATCACGTTTGAAGACAATGTAGACTACCAATTTGCCCGTGTGCAGGTAAACAACCACCTGGACGAGGCCGACCTCCCTGCAGGTGCGAAACCTGAGGTACAGCCACCCTACGGACCTACAGGTGAGATTTTCCGTTATACGTTGAAAAGCGACAAAAAATCGGTAAGGGAGCTCAAAACGCTGCAAGACTGGGTGGTACAACGCGAATTGCTTTCTGTGCCGGGAATTGCCGATGTGGTGAGCTTTGGTGGTGAAGTTAAGACTTACCAGATTACGGTAGATCCACAAAAGTCATTACAATACGGCGTAACTGCCACCGAACTTTTTAATGCCGTTTCTAAAAGCAACGTAAATGTTGGTGGTGATGTCATTGAGCAAAGCGGACAAGCCTATGTAGTACGCGGCATAGGGATACTCAATAATATAGATGAAATTAAGAACATTATTGTAGACAATTTTCATGGCACACCAGTTTATGTAAAAACCATTGCCGAGGTAACTGAAGCTGCGTTGCCCCGACTGGGTCAGGTAGGCCGCGATCGCGACCCGGATGTTGTTGAGGGTATTGTAGTGATGCGCAAGGGCGAGAACCCAAGTGAGGTGATTAGTGCCCTAAAAGAGAAAATAAAGGAGGTAAACAACAATATTTTACCGGGAGATATAAAGATCAGTCCTTTTTACGACCGGGAAGATCTGGTCAACTTTGCCACCCACACGGTAATGCACAATATGCTGGAAGGGATTATTTTTGTCACCCTGATTGTGTTTCTTTTTATGGCCGACTGGCGCACAACACTGATCGTTTCGGTGATTATACCACTGGCCTTACTTTTTGCCTTCATTTGTTTAAAACTAAAAGGTATGTCGGCCAACCTTCTCTCTATGGGGGCTATCGATTTCGGGATCATTATAGATGGTGCGGTAGTGATGGTTGAGGGGATCTTTGTAGCTCTTAACTACAATTCCCATAAAAACGGGACTGAGAAATTCAACCACATGAGTAAGCTCGGTATCATCAAAAAAGCTTGTCTGGAAAATGGGAAGGGAATCTTTTTTGCCAAACTGATCATCATCACCGGTCTGATGCCCATTTTTACTTTTGAAAAAGTGGAAGGGAAAATGTTTTCTCCATTGGCCTGGACCTTGAGCTTTGCCTTACTTGGCGCTTTATTGCTAACCTTTACCTTAGTACCGGCCATGGCCAGTGTGCTGTTACGCAAAAACGTAAAGGAAAAACACAACATTTTTCTGGAGTACCTCACAAAAGGAGTCATGAATACCTACAATGCGGCTTTTAAAGCCCGAAAAATTGTTTTCACTTCTGCATTAATCATACTGGTTTTAGGCTTTTTCA
Encoded proteins:
- a CDS encoding TolC family protein, producing MVRISLKLNLFLGILPLLFTAAATSAQTKNTIRLSLSEAEQRFVQHNYQLIAQQFQTDQAKAEVITARLFDNPEISYENLLYNPETKRFLGTSWTSGQYQAAISQMIKLAGKRNKNIKLATSGVKMAEYQYFDLMRTLRYNLSSTFYKTYYNQQSAKVYEQQINSLKLLLSTNEQQLKLGNVALKDVIRIKSLLYTLQGEYSALMNEIEDTQTEIKLMTNLPANADLALVVSAEEEQNYQPDKQVYTNLLDSARNNRADLQLAKTGISYAENNLKLQKANSIPDVELSLTYDMKGSYPENYTGIGVKFPLPLFNRNQGEIKKARIAIDAGKTQLQQQDAQLENEVYNSYISALRTEHLYQGFDKNFNADFDKLIAEVIKNFKNRNIGLIEFLDFYDSYKASTLQMNSLKYERMNAKEQINFVTGSNIFK
- a CDS encoding efflux RND transporter periplasmic adaptor subunit codes for the protein MQNTIKNIGILTTIAVAIFISGCSEQVKETPKDEKFELTDTLVSRLQIDTVKGADNQTDINLSAKIAANEEKMAKIYPMVSGHVQNVPVKLGDRVSKGQLLATMTSAEMAGFDKEAISATAELRNAQRSLKLTEDLYNSGLASARELEQAKNDLLVKQAEDKRSRSILKLNGGNKNGIYALTSPLSGFITEKNVTTNMQVRPDNNQNLFTVADLSDVWALINIYESDISKVKEGDEVNISILSYPDKSFKGKISKIYNMLDNDSKVMNARVVINNPGYLLKPGMMATVQINTKSDSSLPSVNVSCLIFDNNKYYVLVLDKVKKIRIQEIGLSRKFEDRAYISKGLSPGDRVVASKQLFLYDSLKP
- a CDS encoding efflux RND transporter permease subunit, yielding MNKFIKSIINFSLKNKYFVFFATFILILAGYLSFKHTTIEAFPDVTNTNITIITQWPGRSAEEVEKFVSRPLEIAMNPTEKRTSIRSSSLFGLSVVKITFEDNVDYQFARVQVNNHLDEADLPAGAKPEVQPPYGPTGEIFRYTLKSDKKSVRELKTLQDWVVQRELLSVPGIADVVSFGGEVKTYQITVDPQKSLQYGVTATELFNAVSKSNVNVGGDVIEQSGQAYVVRGIGILNNIDEIKNIIVDNFHGTPVYVKTIAEVTEAALPRLGQVGRDRDPDVVEGIVVMRKGENPSEVISALKEKIKEVNNNILPGDIKISPFYDREDLVNFATHTVMHNMLEGIIFVTLIVFLFMADWRTTLIVSVIIPLALLFAFICLKLKGMSANLLSMGAIDFGIIIDGAVVMVEGIFVALNYNSHKNGTEKFNHMSKLGIIKKACLENGKGIFFAKLIIITGLMPIFTFEKVEGKMFSPLAWTLSFALLGALLLTFTLVPAMASVLLRKNVKEKHNIFLEYLTKGVMNTYNAAFKARKIVFTSALIILVLGFFSFKFLGTEFLPTLDEGSIYVRASAPLSVSLNETKKLSNEMRKIFLSFEEVKQVMSQTGRPNDGTDATGFYNMEFLVDIYPKAEWKRKETKEQLIQRMQEKLKGYPGISLNFSQPISDNVEEAVSGVKGSIVVKMFGNDFSFIEQQEEKIENILKTVPGIEDLGILRNLGQPELRINLDQGKMALYGVTTEDANSIIEMAIGGKAATQIYEGERKFDLRIRYPEDFRNDEASIGALRIPTLSGAKVPLSEISTIRKITGPSIIYRDKHQRYGAIKFSIRGRDMGSTIAEAQKKVAVEIKLPKEYKLEWAGDFENQQRATSRLSTAVPISLLLIFFILFVLFGNIKDALLVLNNVPFAMVGGIFALLITKVNFNISAGIGFIALFGICVQNGVILITRFKNNMTELKHHPTWTFADAIRDGVATRLRPVIMTAMMAAIGLLPAALSTGIGSEASKPLAIVVIGGLMTNTVFCLFVYPIVFYWAYHKRAKH